The Fusarium poae strain DAOMC 252244 chromosome 2, whole genome shotgun sequence nucleotide sequence CCGGTGTTGAGATCCAGTCTGGCCCTTCTACTCGCCAGatcatcaaggtcaagaCCGGTGGTGCTGTTGTTCTTGCTGCTGGTGCCCTCTCTACCCCTCGTCTTCTCGTCAACTCTGGCATTGGCCCCGCTAAGCAGATCGAGACTGTTGCCAGCGGTAGCCAGCGCCTTACCATGCCCCCCAAGAATCAGTGGATTGACCTCCCCGTTGGCGAGAACCTCAAGGATCACCCTATCTTCAccgtcaaggtcaagaccaAGTCACCCATGGCTGCTCTCCCCGACACTGCATTCACTGCACCTAGCCAGGAGGACGTTGATCTCTACGCTCAGGGAACCGGTCTGCTTGCCCAGTCTGGTCAGCGATTCATCTTCTGGGACAGTGTCAAGGGCTCTGACGGCGTTGAGCGATACGTTCAGGGTACTTGTGCTCCCGCTGGCGATAATGCtctcaagctcaaggtcTATCTCACCCACGGATCTACCTCCAGCGGTGCTCTCGAGGTTACAGGCTCTGGTGCTACCAAGTTGATCGGCGAGCCTTACCTGAACGACGCCGCGGACAAGGCGGCCGTCAAGACTTTCATGCAGAAGCTCATTGATATGACTTCCAAGCCCAACAGCACCATTAGCATCGCCAACAATGCTACTGCCGAGAGCCTTATGGCTGAGTATGTTAGCGGCTCTCACTTTGTCGGTTCTGCCATCATGGGTACCGAGAACGACGGATCCAGCGTTGTCGACACTGATACCAAGGTCTGGGGCACCGACAACCTCTACGTTGTTGATGCAAGCATTCACAGAGATCTTCCCACAGGCAACACCCAGGCCATTGTCATGGTTGTTGCTGAGCACGCTGCCTCCAAGATTCTCAACGGTGGAAGTGGTTCGTCAAGCCCAGTTGTCCCTCCCACCACCGGCGACAACGGCAATGGCAGCAGCCCTGTTGAGACTCCTGTTTCCGGTAACAGTCCCACTACTCCTACTGGATCTGTTGAGACTCCCGTCGCTACCTCTGTCATCCCTCCTACCTATGGCGGCGataacagcaacaacaacccTGGGTTCCCTCCTAGCTCCCCTCCTAGCTCCCCTCCTGGGTTCCCTCCTAGCTTCCCTCCTGCCTTCGGAAACGGTCCTTCTCCCCCCAGCCAGCCTGTTGAGACTCCTGTTAAGAAGCCCGGCTCCAAGTGCCGACGATCTTTGCGCCAACGCCAGCGTCGCCGCATGCAGCGTCGCTCTTAAGCTGGTGGTGCAATGAGGATGGATATTTCATTACTGTACAAATTTTAAAACAATGGTTTCAAGGCTACTCTTTAGATAGACCATCTAGATGGCTTCCATGATAGGATTCCAATTATCTTTACATATTTTAAACAAACTCGTTCAATTACTGGTCTGCATGATTCAAATTTGAACTACTAAAATGGCGGAAACATCAATCGAACTGACCATTGTGATGTCAGCAAGACTCAGCGAATACTGGTAATGATATGGGGACTTGGCTGGCGGATAATACCTAAGAGTCGAAATTTGTAGGTTACCTACCTGTTTCTGCAATCTTAGGGCCAACGCCTTAGAGCTTTCAGTGCTTGGTTGGCAGTGGAGGCGTCGCTAAGCAATACAAAAAGAACGTGACAAAGCATTTATGGTCACATTGATCTCTGTGTGCTATACTCAATTGATACCATCGGGATGATCAGCAAAAAATGAAAACCTCTTGCAAGGACAAAAGGAAATGATGAGACTGGGACTCGAACCCAGGAGGATTGCTCCACCAGGAAATTGGTGTTAAGGTTAACCTTAACCTGGCGCCATAACCAACTCGGCCATCTCACCAAGTGTTATTGTTGAGAGATAACTTTGGTTTGATGAATATACACTCATTTTTGCTGCATTCGACAGACACAGTGTCGCATAATATAAAATCTGCCTTCATCGTGCCCTCGATCACTAGAGATATTGTGTACGATTGGCATTGCATGATTCGTCTTTTCGCCTGGGTAGAGGTGACAATCCGCTGTTGTGTTGATGGCTCAGGTGTTAAAGTTCAAGACTGGTAGACATTGCTGGCAAGAAACACAGTTCTACAAGAATAACGAGATTAAATTGCCTGATAACTTTATACCCGTTATTAGACTCTCTTTGGCGATTTACCTTTACTCTTAGCCTTGATCTCAAGTGTAGGTTCCGTCACTTGTAGTCAGCATCTTTCACAGGTCTCTCCCATGATCACAAGGTTACATCAATTGACGCATCTCAGGTGCTCACTCGCCCCTCAGTCTGTCGTTCTACACGGACGTACTTTTTATTAGCAAAGCACTTGATATGTTCATGAACTCAGTCAGAAACTCTGTGTCGCCGTTGGAGTATTGTCTGGCTTCATTGCCGTTGGACTTGGGATCGCAACGGGCTTCAAGCACCCTATCACATTTCACAAATCGACATGTGGACAATAGCGAAGCAGCATTCTATCGCGGCCCTAGATCATTGATGCTTTGAGTTGGACAAATGGTTCTTCATCTGGATTCAATATATACAATTGTCACGCATCTACATGCTGGCCCATCCTGTGTGGCATCTTGACACGATGTTACCGAACATAACCGCCTAAATTCTACCATGCCCACCACATTTTAGTGGAAGTTGGTCTTAGAGCCAGTGGACCTAGACTGCCTAAACGTTCCGCCGATACCGCTGGCCCACTGTCGCCATTCCGAGACAGACCCATAAGTGCACAGAAGAAATGCGCGTTTTTTTTATCAGATCTTCTCTTCTGTTTATCAGATCCTTTTCTGAGTTCTGACTCGTCTCAACTTACTTAGCTCGCTGTCTGTTGCTGCATGTCATTTATCCATGCTGCGTTGTCTCACTCGTGCTCGTCCGTCATTATTGCTGTCACTATCGCCACCACGACGTCTCATTCACCTCTCACACACTCACAGAACTATGGCAACTGAGCACAGTCATGGACACGCTCGTGTCCCGAATACTCTCGAGTGGCTCGCCAAGACCAAGAGGGGCGATTACCTTGTTCAAGTAGCATGGCCTTTGTGCTGGGGCGAGGATCGTGTTGCCGCCCAAGACGAGAAGGTCAACCTGGTGTGAGTAAAGCTTCAATTGAGCACACACTGAGCATCAACCTAATAATATACAGTTATGTCGTCGATGGAAATGCCTATTTCTTCACAGCTGTTGACGTTTCTCGGCGCTTGGAATATCTCAATAGCACAAGAACTGTCATCGTAGGCATTGGGTACCCGCCCAGTAAATATGTCTATGACTTCCGTCGAGGTCCAGACCTGACCCCATTCGCTGAAGAGTATGACATGCCTCTTGACAGACATGGCAAGCCTCGTACCGACATCTCATTTGGTGAAGCCGAGCAGTTCCTCGACTGGATGAAGACAGATGTCATGCCTTATGTTGAGGATAAGCTCTTCCCCAACGCCAACTTACACACCGGTCGCAAGGCCTTGTATGGCCACTCTTACGGCGGCATCTTCGCTCTCAACACCATGTTCACTGAACCAGAGCTCTTCAACAGTTACTTGATCGCCAGTCCCGTCATTTGGTGGAACAAGGACTTCTTGATCCGCAAACCTGAAAAGACTTTCCTCGCTCGCGACAAGCCTGTTGATCCTCCCTTTTCGTTGGCGCTTACATGGGGTACTGGCAAGTCAGAACTGGTGAGAGAACCTCAAGAGACTGATGAAGAGTGGTGGAAGCGACAGAATTGCGCTGAGCATGACGAGATGAGAGAAGCTGCGCAGACATTAGCATCGCGATTGGAGAAGAGCCCGAGTGTGAAGAAGATCTGGACACGAGAGTTCGCAGGTGAGGATCATGGAAGCGTGGCAGTGACAGGTCTTCAACAGAGCCTGATGCAGTTCATTCTTGGCAAGATATAATGAAGAATTAGAGATAGAAGCATTATTGTACAATTTTAAAAGCGCATTGTAATTGTTTATCCTAGTGTGTTCTACGAGAAATCGCACAATCGTTACAGTAGGTAAAGTCAAGATTGAACATCACAAATGGCAACACATAATTCCAGCGCAGTGATTGAGATCATCAATTGAATTGAAAGCCCATTCAGGCGATTCGGTCGCTTTTATGGAGCGGGAAAGGGTATGGAATCTTTGAGTAGTAAATTCACTCAGTGTAATTTGGACATGAGAGCCATACCCATCACTCAACATCGCAAAAGCCACAATACCATCATTTGACATTAGATACAATCATTTTAACTAAACATAACTAAAATTAACATGCTTTTTCGGAGGCCACACATGATCTCGTCATTTATTAAATTTGAGGTTATCCAAGACTGAGTCTTCTTAAAACACGGTACCCTTGGTCTGCTTGATCTTCCTGAGATCGTAGTTCTTGatcaagaacaaagaaacaagGGCTATCGCCATGATTCCAGTACCGGCACCAAGCATTCTAGCCTGGCCATATCCATAAGCTTTCTGGATGGCAAGGCGCTCAGGGCTGCCCATCTCATACGACAACTGGCTATCCAAGTCTCCCGCGATGAGGGCGGCGTTCTCTTGGGCAGAAGCAGGAAGGTACTCGGAGAGCTTCGCTTCGAAGGTGTTGGTCCAGATGGCGGCAGAGATAGTACCACCGACAGCAGCTCCGATGTTTCCGGTAACACTCAGAGTGGCGAGTGCGGTAGCAACGTACTGATGCTCGACGGCAGCGAGGATACCAACCTGCATGCACAGAATAAAGGTAGCGCCTGCAATCGAGATAAAGACCTCACACATGACAAGGTAGCCGATAGACTGACCAGGCTGGCGAAAGTGGATCATAAGGCCCTGGGCAAAGATATACAGAGGAATACCGATACACAGAAGCCACTTGAAGCGTCCGGTCTTGTGCATACTGTAACCAACGATGAATAGAAGGATACCAGAGACAATCTCAAATGTGTTGCTGACATATCCAGCCTCCGAAGGGGGAAGATTGTTGACAACCTGGAGGAACGAGGTGAAGTAACTGTTCCAACAGTAGTAGGCAATCATGTATATGAAGTCGAGAAGACAGACACCAATAACGGTGCGGCTGACGAGAATGTCGAATCGGAGGAAGGGCTTGGGGGCGACAAAGCGCTCGTAGAGACCGAAGACGGCCAGAAGCACGATTCCGAGGACGATCATGGCAATGATGTAAGGTGTCTTCCACCCTTGAGGAGCCATGCTAGCGATGGAGAaggggaggaggaagatgacgaGACCGGCAGCGAAAAGGAAAGCACCGGCAGCTGGGTAACAATTAGTAGTCATTCGGGCCATTGAGTGCAGCTTTCACTTACCATCGAACTCGATAAGACCCCACTTGATGCTCTCCAAGACTGATCGGTCACTGGACTCACGAGCGAGGAGACCTTGTCTCTTGGCCTTCTGGAGGTTGTACCTCAAAAGGGCGTAGAGAGGCGCAGCGACAACAGGGAGGACAATGGAGAAGGTACCAAAGCCCCATCGCCACTGGTCATCATTGAGGAGGAATGCCTCAGCGGACTTGGGACCGGCAAAGGCGGTGATCATGTAGGGAGACGAGGTGAAAGCGTATGCGAGACCTCGGTTCTTGAGTTGTGTAGAGTCGGCCGTGATAACGTCGATACTGTAGGTCAGACCGGACCAGCCAACCTGCCAGAAGACCTTGGCAAGTTTAGTACATGCAAAACGTTATGAGTAGGAGTTGGGAACTTACATAGGCAGCGCAGTAGGTAGGAAGGTTCTGGCTGGCAGCCATCATGATCATTCCGATAGTTGCAAAGAGGACCATGAGGAGGAAGCCCTCAGCACGACCCCAGAGATCGAGAATCTTGGACAGAGGGATGTATACAGCGGCAGTCATACAATTGGCGACAACGCCAATGACAGGAATGAGGGAGTGTGATTCCCACTCACTGCTTGCGTAGGGAACTAGAGTGTAATTGATCTGACTTTGGAAACCGTTGGTAAGGTAGATCAACCACATACTACAAACAAGTCAGTTCACGAGTCTTCAATTGCGACAAGATAACGAAGAACGTACAAGATGAAGACGCCAACAAGAGCTTTCTTGCTCCACGCCAACGTGGTAGCCTCAACAGTCTGAACACCATGCTGCGCATTCTCGGTAACAGCATCGCTGTTGCTCCCATCATCGGGGAAAACACCAGCTTCCTGGTCCTTTTCGTTAACGGAGGTGGTGACAGTTACGGGctgctcagcagcagcacccTCATTGCCCTTGCGCCCGAGGGTGAGCTGAACCTTGTCGAGAACTCCCATGGTGATATTGTCTTTTGGGGTATcaattaagcttaagcttGGGAAGACAAGGAGAGAAAGGAAGAGCTTCAGTCATGGGAGGAAATGGCAGGTGGTTATACGTAGACAATCGGAGAAAATAACACAAAAAAAGAGGTCCTCTAGCAAGGGTGCTTTCTGGCTAGACTGTAACCAACACGTTCAGCTCAGGATGAATGGATATTGGGACCCATACAAAACTCCATCAGATAAGATCAGGTTCAAGGTGGCTAAGAGAGACTATTGAACATTCGAATCCACCGAGATCGGTAACATTAGGGAATAAACCGAACCAGAAAACAGAAGTAAACCAACAGAGAAGCGAAACCAGAGGCGAGGAGCAAAGCAAGTTGGCTAGAGAGATCTCGGGACGCGAGGGTTCCAGAGAATGCAGCCACTTTGTCGTTAGTTCAGGCCTCGAACGCCGAGTAGCCGACTTTTGGGTGGAGATGGCGTGGGCGATAGCACCAGAAGAGGCATGGACAAGGGGTCACggcgaagagaaagaaattTCATAATCTAATCTGATTGATCGATTAGATCGCCTGAGACTTGCGCTATTTTTCCctcgttttttttttctctccgTTGACGCAGTTGCCATCTGTTGATCTGTTTCTTGACGGATAGTGGGAGTGTACTCTGTAACAGAACGCATATCGGATCAAATTAACGACAATCCTACCTGCGTCAGGGATCAAATTGGTTGACGGATTGAGGCTTTGTCTACTGTAACCTCCGCTTTTGCAGCGGGTCTATCTCTGCAGCTTCCAACACTTCATCTCATCATGTCCTAATCCTTCATCCTTTGGGGGCAATTTTTATTGCTAACTGCTACATAGTACGTGACCACAGCATCCTTTGACAAGGATTCTCTTCAGCCGCTTTTGATCAAGCTTCAACCAACATATCGGAACACTCGAGGCTAAGAAAACCCTGCATCGTAGCTGGCGACGTTCCGAGCTTGGCGCGCTAAGAGTCACTCATTCTTCCACTCATGACAACAACTGATCATTTCTATATCTTGGCAACATACCAACGATTCCTTTACTACGTAGATGCTCCATATAGCAGATTGCTCGGTCGTCGGTAGCCCTACAAGCCATTACCACATGTGGACAAGAGTGCATGGCGAGGCTTGATTCTCGGCTCACTTTTTGTAATGACAGTCAACGGACATCCCACCACAAGAGGTCAAGTTTCTCTCCCAGGGGTCCGAACCCAACAACGGGTAGTGGGAGTATAACAAGTTGCTTCACCGTCATCCAATTGCAACAGAACCCCTGATGTGATATATCGCTGGTCATTTGATCAGTTGTACGAGATCTAAAGTTTCTGCCAGCCCTCGGGGATGATGAGCATTTCCGTTTAAACAAGCTTAAATGAAGGACATGCAAGCGGCGTTATTCTCGTCCAATTCTCGGGACATCAAATACACTAAAACTAATAGAAACGATGACGAGACGCCGTATTGAGTATAGAGGTCCCCCACGCCATTACGGTGTTACGAGAGACCAAATTTGGGCATCTTCGGTTGCGGGAGGAACATTGTCGCAGCCAACCATTATCCGGAGAGCTCATTCAACTTTTTCCAGCACTAGAGTAGCAAATGTTTTGACCTTTACAAAGTGCGATAAGCGGATCACTTGTGGCAAGATCAAAGTAGATCATCAATGTGGTGTTCCACCTTGACGCCTTTCTCTCTGGTTGTTCTCATATCAAGCATGTGCAACAGATCGGCAGTGTAATTGAGGCTTGGCAAACGTGCAAAAGGATTCCTGATCGGCTAGATCGGATCAGCGCTTGGCTGTTGTCTTGGCAGAGTTATTCCCGTGTAAAGTTGTATCTCGTGAATGGCTTCGGCGCCATGCCTCGTGATTGCGACTCACTGCCAAGAAGATACAGTTACAGACCAATAATATTCTGATTGACAAATTATGTAAAAAAAGGTCGCTAACACTATTTAATACTCGCATGAAGTTATAATACTGCTCCATCTACCAACTTTGAATGACATGTCTTCATTATTTACAGCTTGGGCTCAAAGCCAAAGGTCGTGCCAGCCACACGAGGCTTGCCCTGATTGAAGGGGCAGATCTGGAAGAAGCGCTCGCGAGAGATCTTGACGAGGTTGGATCGCTTGTGAGGTAGGTCCATCCACTTGTCCTGGTGCAGACCAAAGATCATCTCGTACTTGAGGACACCCTCGCTCGACAGACGAGGCTCACCGACAACGTTCTCAGTGCGGTGGTCATCAAGGAACTCGTAGTGCATAACGCTGGGCCACCAAGCCATGACACGGTACTGTCCGCGGAACTTGTCGTTACCAACAAGTGAGTGCCTACCACGGTCAAAGTCAAGTGAGGCGTAATGCTGGCCCATCTTGTCCTCCTTGGCCCAATACAGCTCAAAATAGGCGAATGGGATGTCGTTGAAGTAACCCAACACGGCGAATTGGTGGGGGTCTTCGTGGATGTTCTTGAGATAGGTGCGGTGCTCGTCTAGAGTACCAGTCTCCATCCAGCCTGCAGCCACACGGGGGTCGTTCTGCCATGTGTTGAACAGACGCAGATGCTCAGGGTTCTCATAGTCGAGAGCGATGAGGTTGAAATGCTCGTCAAGTGAAGGGATGTAGCGGCTGTAGAAGCAGCTTCCAGGAGCAGGCTTGGGTGTTCGGCGCGGGTGACGCAGAAGAGTAGACTCAGAGGTAGGTGTCATCACATAGTCCAAATGAGGTGTCACGTTCAGAGAGTTCCAAGTAGGAAGCCAGATGGGCTGCTGGCCCAATGGAGAAGCGCATCCCTGCCAGAAGGCGCTTCGCAAGACAAGCACCTCGACGCCGGTGCTGGGCGCAAGCTCAACGCCCTTGGGAGGCTGAGGCATGTTGATGGCCACCATGGAGAGGACGACAGCCTTGGACAGCTCCTCGGCTCCGGAGCCCTCGAGACGGAGACGGAATTGCTCTACGTCAAAAGTGTATGCGAAGAAAGTATACAAGAACATCCAGGTCTGGGCGAGCGTGGGTGTCTCCTTCTCCCAGCTCAGCGACCAGACGGGACTTCGTCGCGCGCGCGCATACTCGCGATTATCAGAATCAGGAATCTTGTCAGATTCCGCAGTTGGGATCGTGGAAAAGACCAGGTCTTCTCTGTGAAGAGCCTTGGGGAATGGCTTGCCATCCTTTGAGGACTCGTCTTTGCGCAGACGATACGACTGCTTGTTCTCAGCGATGGGCTCGAGGTAGTATGTTGTAAGATAAGGCTCAGGCAGCCTAATCTTGATTGGTGCCTTTTGCTGGAATGGTTGTGAAGACATTTTTGGCGATTAAAACTTGaagtgtttgtttgttttggcTACTACTAGACAGACAATGCGATCTTTGCATCTCCAGATTTTATTTGGCTACCTACTTATTTATACCCCACTGAACCGATTTCGGTATCAG carries:
- a CDS encoding hypothetical protein (TransMembrane:14 (i73-90o110-130i142-163o169-187i199-219o231-251i286-305o317-335i347-371o391-409i421-440o446-468i480-507o561-579i)) is translated as MGVLDKVQLTLGRKGNEGAAAEQPVTVTTSVNEKDQEAGVFPDDGSNSDAVTENAQHGVQTVEATTLAWSKKALVGVFIFMWLIYLTNGFQSQINYTLVPYASSEWESHSLIPVIGVVANCMTAAVYIPLSKILDLWGRAEGFLLMVLFATIGMIMMAASQNLPTYCAAYVFWQVGWSGLTYSIDVITADSTQLKNRGLAYAFTSSPYMITAFAGPKSAEAFLLNDDQWRWGFGTFSIVLPVVAAPLYALLRYNLQKAKRQGLLARESSDRSVLESIKWGLIEFDAAGAFLFAAGLVIFLLPFSIASMAPQGWKTPYIIAMIVLGIVLLAVFGLYERFVAPKPFLRFDILVSRTVIGVCLLDFIYMIAYYCWNSYFTSFLQVVNNLPPSEAGYVSNTFEIVSGILLFIVGYSMHKTGRFKWLLCIGIPLYIFAQGLMIHFRQPGQSIGYLVMCEVFISIAGATFILCMQVGILAAVEHQYVATALATLSVTGNIGAAVGGTISAAIWTNTFEAKLSEYLPASAQENAALIAGDLDSQLSYEMGSPERLAIQKAYGYGQARMLGAGTGIMAIALVSLFLIKNYDLRKIKQTKGTVF